Part of the Lujinxingia vulgaris genome, CGGCGCCGAGGCGGTGCTGGTGAAGTTGGCGGTTGTGGGTGAGGGCGGCGGTGAGCGGGGTGATGTTGGCCTGCAGGCCTAAGGAGAGGTCGCGGGCGTACATCTTGTAGGTGCGCATGCGGGCGACGCCCGCGCTGCGGTATGGCGAGCAAAACGACTTCCAGGCGCGGTAGGGGACGCCCACGCGCTCCTCGGCCCAGTGGACCAGGCTGACGCGCTCCAGGCCGCAGCCCAGGGTGAGGATCTGAGCGTCGTACTCGATGAGGGTGTCGAAGCTGCCGCCGCGCTCAAAGGCGCCGGCGGTGTCGGGGGCGGTCAGCGCGGCGGCCAGGGGGCCGACCGCGGCGATCGATTGCATGGGGTGCGCCGAGCGACGCGCGTGAGGGAGCGTGCGCACAAACTCCGCCAGTGCGCCCATCTGCCGGGAGGGTGTAGAGGTGCGGTCGAAGAGCTCGCCGCGGCAGAAGCCGAAGTTGAAGGTGGGCACGGCGATGGTGGCCTGAGGGCCGAGATGTTCGCGCAGCGTCTCGTAGATCAGCTCGGGGATGGCCGCCGGGGTGGCGCCCTGGAGCAGGCCGAGCTGGAAGAGGGAGCTGTGCACAAAGACGAGGCGCGGGGGCTCTTTATGAAGGGTGCGCAGCGCGCGCAGAAGATCGGTGAGGGCGTAGGTGGCCATATCAGCGCTCCAGAGATTTGAGGTAGAGGGCCAGGGCGCGGCGGTCGAGTTTGCCGTTGGAGTTGATTGGCAGGGTGGGGAGCGCCACGAAACGCTCGGGGACCATATAGGGGGGGAGCTCGTCTTCGAGGCGGCGGCGCAGGGCCTGCTCCTCGGAGGGGGTGAGCTCGCTGGCGTGCGCAAAGAGGGCCACGAGGTGGTCGGGGGGCTCCGGAGGCGGGGGCCAGGGGAGGCTTGCGAGCTGGCTGTGGCCGAGCGCGCGGGAGAGGGCGGCCTCGACCTCGGCGGGCTCCACGCGGTGGCCGCGCAGTTTGAGCTGGTCGTCGACGCGGCCGATGAAGTGCAGGAGGCCGCCGGGCTCGGCGATGACGCGGTCGCCGGTGCGGTAGAAGGCGCGGGTGGGGTCGGCGGCGTTGTGGGCGAAGGCCAGAGCGGTGCGCTCGGCGTCTTCCCAGTAGCCGGAGAAGACCTGGGGGCCGCGCAGCCAGAGCTCTCCGGGCTCACCCGAAGGTAAAGGGGTGCCGGAGGGGTCGACGACGACGGCCTCATGGTCGGGGAAGGGCCGGCCGAGCGGAGCGAGGCCGTCGGTGGCCTCAAGCGCGGCCCCGTCGAGGGGGTGAGCGCAGATGGCGATGGTGGCCTCGGTGGGGCCGTAGAGGTTGAAGAGGTTGGCCTGCGGGGCGGCCCGGGCAAAGGCGCGGGCGGTAGCTAAAGGCAGGGCTTCGCCGCAGAAGAGCACGGTGCTCAGCGTGTCGAGGGCGCCCTCGCGGAGCTGCCCGTGACGCGCCATGGCCGCGGCCAGGGTGGGCACACAGAAGAAGCGGGTGAGGCGGTGATGCAGGATAAAGCGCCCCGGTGAGAGGCGGTCGCGGCGAGTGAGCGGGTAGAGGGTGGCGCCGGCGCTGAAGGTGGTCAGAAGATCGTGGATGGAGAGGTCGAAGGTCAGATCGAAGGTGCGTGAGACGCGGTCTTCGGGGCTGAGCGGCCAGGCCTGGGAGGCATGCTCCAGGTAGGCGCGGGCGTTGGCGTGGGTGATGGGCACGCCCTTGGGCTCTCCGGTGCTGCCGGAGGTGAAGAGCAGGTAGGCCAGCTCCCCGGCCTCGGTGTGGCGCCAGGCGTCGGGGAGGGGGGCGTCGGGGAGGGGGACGTCGGGGAGGTCGCCCTTAAACATAAAATGATGGCGGGGGTGGGCGGCGACCAGGGTGGCCTGGGCGTCGAGCTCGGGCATCACCACGGTGAGCGGGCGCGGGGCCAGGGTGAGAAAGGCGTCGAGGTCGTCGAGCGCATCAGGGCCGACGACGAGGGTGTGCAGGCGGGCGCGGCGGGTGATGTCCAGGCGGCGGTTGAGGGGGTGATGCGGGTTGAGTGGGGTGTAGGCCGCGCCGGCGGCCCAGCTCGCGAGGATGCCTGTGTGAGCGCTCAAGCTCGATTCGCCGGCGATGCCAACGACACCGGGGCCTTCGGAGGGCGCGGCGCTTAAGATGGCGCAGGCGATGCGGCTCAGCTCCGCGAGGAGCTCGCCATAACTCCATTGCGACTCGCCGAGGACGAGCGCGGGGTGATCGGGCGCAGCGGTGGCGGTGCGGATAATGGATTCGATGATCGACGGCATCTTCCCCCCCGGGGTGATGGGTGTGGTGCGGTGGCGAGGTTAAAGGTGGGCATCGGAAGGGATGTGTCGAGGGGAAAGTGCCGAGCGCCCCAGGACTCCGCTAGCTGCGTCGTCAGGGATTCGCGGTAGCGCTGCTACAGCTTCATCCCTGCCTCCTTGCTATCGAAGCCCTGGATGCGCTCGGGTTGGGGGGCGTGCGGGATGTGGTTAGGTGGTTGTGTGGTTGGGTGGTTGTGGGGCGCTCGGGTTTGCGGGGTGGGGAGGTTCGTGAGGGCGTCTGGGTGGGGTGCGGTTTGTGGTTGGGTGGTTGGGTGGTTGGGTGGTTGGGTGGTTGTGGGGCGCTCGGGTTTGCGGGGTGGGGAGGTTCGTGAGGGCGTCTGGGTGGGGTGCGGTTTGTGGTTGGGTGGTTGGGTGGTTGGGTGGTTGGGTGGTTGTGGGGCGCTCGGGTTTGCGGGGTGGGGAGGTTCGTGAGGGCGTCTGGGTGGGGTGCGGTTTGTGGTTGTGTGGTTGGGTGGTCAGGTGGTTGTGGGGCGCTCGGGTTTGCGGGGTGGGGAGGTTCGTGAGGACCGCCGGGGTTTGCGTTTGCCGGGCGTCTGGCGACCCCGTCGACGCCCTCGCCAGCCGGGAGTGTAAGACTTTCTGTGTACGGCGTGTTCTAATCCAAAGCTGGTCAATTTTTGGAGTTGGTCATGACGAAGAAACGCCGTGGCGGTCGCCGAAGAACTGCTGATGAACGGATGCTCCCCGAAGCGCTTGAGGAGTTGTTAAGGCCGATGGCCCGTGAGGCTGCCAGAGAGCAGATGACGCTGGGTCAGGTCGTGAGCTCTTCGCCGATGTCAGAGCTGTTGGGAAGGTTCGTGGAGCTCATGTTGGAGGCCGAGCAGGAGCATCATCTGGGCTACGGACGGGGGGAGCGCGAGAGTGAGGCTCTGCGCTTTGGCAACCGGCGAAATGGTTATGGAAGCAAGGTCTTAAAAACGCAATTTGGGGAGGTGCCCATCTCGGTGCCGCGGGACCGGGAAGGCAGTTTTTTGCCCCGGGTTGTGCCCAAGCACGGGCAGCTCAGCGAGACTATCGCCGGGCAGATTCTCTCACTTTACACCAGTGGTATGTCGCAGCGAGACATTCACCGTCATGTTGAGGAACTCTACAATATCGAGGTCGACGACGGCCTGGTGAGCCGGGTGGTGGCCAGGGTTGAGCCGGAGCTTATTGCGTGGCGAAACCGTCCTTTGGAGGCAGTCTGGCCCTGTATTTTTGTCGACGCCCTCTATGTAAATACACGCCACGAGAGCGGGGTTGAGCGCACCGCGGTCTACACGGCAGTAGGTTACAACTGCGAGGGAATCCGCCAGATTCTCGGGGTCTGGATGGCCGGCGAAGGGCAGAAATCGGAGAGCGCGAGCTTCTGGCATCAAGTGTTGCTCGACCTGAAGCGGCGAGGAGTGGAGGACATTTTCATCCTCTGCGCCGACGGCCTCAGCGGGATGGAGCAGGCCGTGGCCACGAATTTCCCGCAGACTCGCTTCCAGCGTTGCGTGGTGCATCTGATTCGCAACAGCATGCGCTATGTGCCCAGCAAACTACGCCAGGAGGCCTCCGCCGATGTACGCGCTATCTATCAGGCCGTCTCCTTCGAAGCAGCGAAGTTTGCGCTGCAACAACTCCAGGAGAAGTGGCGTCGAAAAGAGCCCCACCTCTGCGATGTGTGGAAAAATGCCCTGCCTCACCTGGAGAACTTGTGGACCTACGGCTACGCATTGCGGCGGTTGGTCTACACCACAAACATGGTCGAAAACCTCCACCGCCAGATACGCAAAGTCACCAAAACCAAGAGCAGCTTCCCCAATCACGACAGTGCTCTGCGTCTGATTACCCTGAAGCTGCGTGAGATTCACGACGGATTCAAGCTACCCCGCAGCGACTGGGCTGCCATTCGCTCTGAGCTTGAACTGACGTTTCAAGACCGTGTTCCAAACTACGT contains:
- a CDS encoding AAC(3) family N-acetyltransferase, translating into MATYALTDLLRALRTLHKEPPRLVFVHSSLFQLGLLQGATPAAIPELIYETLREHLGPQATIAVPTFNFGFCRGELFDRTSTPSRQMGALAEFVRTLPHARRSAHPMQSIAAVGPLAAALTAPDTAGAFERGGSFDTLIEYDAQILTLGCGLERVSLVHWAEERVGVPYRAWKSFCSPYRSAGVARMRTYKMYARDLSLGLQANITPLTAALTHNRQLHQHRLGAAHLTSVSSRDFVNTAIALLEANPWALVTHSGTDGSLSPGGL
- a CDS encoding amino acid adenylation domain-containing protein: MPSIIESIIRTATAAPDHPALVLGESQWSYGELLAELSRIACAILSAAPSEGPGVVGIAGESSLSAHTGILASWAAGAAYTPLNPHHPLNRRLDITRRARLHTLVVGPDALDDLDAFLTLAPRPLTVVMPELDAQATLVAAHPRHHFMFKGDLPDVPLPDAPLPDAWRHTEAGELAYLLFTSGSTGEPKGVPITHANARAYLEHASQAWPLSPEDRVSRTFDLTFDLSIHDLLTTFSAGATLYPLTRRDRLSPGRFILHHRLTRFFCVPTLAAAMARHGQLREGALDTLSTVLFCGEALPLATARAFARAAPQANLFNLYGPTEATIAICAHPLDGAALEATDGLAPLGRPFPDHEAVVVDPSGTPLPSGEPGELWLRGPQVFSGYWEDAERTALAFAHNAADPTRAFYRTGDRVIAEPGGLLHFIGRVDDQLKLRGHRVEPAEVEAALSRALGHSQLASLPWPPPPEPPDHLVALFAHASELTPSEEQALRRRLEDELPPYMVPERFVALPTLPINSNGKLDRRALALYLKSLER
- a CDS encoding IS256 family transposase, which gives rise to MTKKRRGGRRRTADERMLPEALEELLRPMAREAAREQMTLGQVVSSSPMSELLGRFVELMLEAEQEHHLGYGRGERESEALRFGNRRNGYGSKVLKTQFGEVPISVPRDREGSFLPRVVPKHGQLSETIAGQILSLYTSGMSQRDIHRHVEELYNIEVDDGLVSRVVARVEPELIAWRNRPLEAVWPCIFVDALYVNTRHESGVERTAVYTAVGYNCEGIRQILGVWMAGEGQKSESASFWHQVLLDLKRRGVEDIFILCADGLSGMEQAVATNFPQTRFQRCVVHLIRNSMRYVPSKLRQEASADVRAIYQAVSFEAAKFALQQLQEKWRRKEPHLCDVWKNALPHLENLWTYGYALRRLVYTTNMVENLHRQIRKVTKTKSSFPNHDSALRLITLKLREIHDGFKLPRSDWAAIRSELELTFQDRVPNYVPWEGRADS